Proteins encoded by one window of Torulaspora delbrueckii CBS 1146 chromosome 2, complete genome:
- the MAK11 gene encoding Mak11p (similar to Saccharomyces cerevisiae MAK11 (YKL021C); ancestral locus Anc_2.663), translated as MSGNQFRIIAGSYEHNILCLSVNLSLPTPVFTPIFHFQAHTLSVKCLDISKRYLVSGSNDEHIRIYDLQKRKELGTLLAHQGSITTLRFSNSAKEKQEEGSEIKPSASKWLLSASEDNKIIIWRVRDWENFGVLKGHTARINDLDIHPSNRIAVSVSEDHSIRLWNLMTVKKAAVLKLRGYPQNAQFVRWLGDDGQFFAAALLNKVLIYKTSTAKVQSEIDLGRLSIMHMEAKRFDGKEYIVIGLSNGRVNFYDTKPLFEEDAKDFEPEFDLLGHTNRVKDFKFYTNEYGTYLVTIGSDGKVIVWDLKTKEQLAVYDAGERLNCLALCDEATEKYETIKKRESESAEIDNQSEVESDIEGLKEAMFGKAQKKSKKNKRRKKNKKVSVQVD; from the coding sequence ATGTCTGGTAATCAATTCAGAATTATAGCTGGTTCCTATGAGCATAACATTCTTTGTTTATCGGTCAACCTCTCTTTACCTACTCCAGTTTTCACGCCAATCTTTCATTTCCAAGCACATACACTGAGTGTTAAATGCCTAGATATATCAAAAAGATATCTTGTTTCCGGTTCAAATGATGAGCACATTAGAATTTatgatttgcaaaagagaaaagaacTAGGCACTTTGCTTGCTCATCAAGGATCAATCACCACCTTGCGTTTCTCGAACAGCGCAAAGGAAAAACAAGAGGAAGGTTCTGAGATCAAGCCGTCCGCTAGCAAATGGTTACTTTCAGCTTCAGAGGACAACAAAATTATTATCTGGAGAGTAAGAGACTGGGAAAACTTCGGAGTGCTGAAAGGGCATACAGCAAGAATTAACGATCTTGACATACATCCATCCAACAGGATTGCCGTCAGCGTCAGTGAAGACCACAGTATACGACTATGGAACTTAATGACTGTGAAGAAAGCAGCTGTCTTAAAATTGCGGGGCTATCCACAAAATGCTCAGTTTGTCAGATGGCTCGGTGATGACGGTCAGTTCTTTGCAGCAGCTCTTTTGAACAAGGTGCTGATTTACAAGACTTCAACCGCCAAGGTACAAAGTGAGATTGACCTTGGAAGGCTTTCAATCATGCACATGGAGGCAAAGAGATTCGATGGAAAGGAATACATAGTGATCGGTTTGAGTAACGGCCGCGTCAACTTCTATGATACCAAACCgctctttgaagaagacgcTAAGGATTTCGAGCCAGAGTTTGACCTATTGGGCCACACTAACCGTGTCAAGGACTTTAAGTTCTACACCAATGAATATGGTACATACTTGGTAACCATCGGATCTGATGGTAAAGTGATTGTCTGGGATCTCAAGACCAAAGAACAGCTAGCTGTTTATGACGCTGGTGAGAGGCTGAATTGTCTAGCGCTTTGCGATGAGGCAACTGAGAAGTACGAGACTATTAAGAAACGTGAGTCAGAGAGTGCAGAGATTGACAACCAGAGTGAAGTCGAGAGTGATATCGAAGgattgaaagaagctatGTTTGGCAAAGCacaaaagaagagcaaaaagaataagagaagaaagaagaacaagaaagtaTCTGTGCAAGTAGACTGA